Proteins from one Lachnospiraceae bacterium genomic window:
- a CDS encoding tyrosine--tRNA ligase, whose product MKISEELKARGLIAQMTDEQEICDLIDEGKAVFYIGFDPTADSLHVGHFMALCLMKRLQMAGNKPIALLGGGTGMIGDPSGRTDMRKMLTEEDIQHNIDCFKQQMSKFIDFSEGKAMMVNNADWLLDLNYVKLLREVGAHFSVNRMLTAECYKQRMEKGLSFLEFNYMIMQSYDFYMLYQKYGCNMQFGGDDQWSNMLGGTELIRRKLGKDAYAMTINLLLTSEGKKMGKTAGGAVWLDPNKTSPFEFYQYWRNVNDADVLKCIRMLTFLPLEEIEKMDSWEGSQLNEAKNILAYELTKLVHGEEEAEKARQASQALFGGGANLENMPTTEIAESDLKDGAIDIITLLQKAGLAGSRSEGRRNIEQGGVEAGGEKVTDIAKIFTADALRGEGIIIKRGKKKFARVILK is encoded by the coding sequence ATGAAAATTTCAGAAGAGTTAAAGGCCAGAGGCCTGATTGCACAGATGACCGATGAGCAGGAGATCTGCGATCTGATCGATGAGGGAAAGGCAGTGTTTTATATTGGCTTTGATCCTACGGCGGACAGCCTGCATGTGGGACATTTCATGGCGCTGTGCCTGATGAAGCGCCTGCAGATGGCGGGCAATAAGCCGATTGCGCTGCTTGGCGGCGGCACTGGCATGATCGGCGATCCATCGGGACGGACCGACATGCGGAAAATGCTGACCGAGGAGGATATCCAGCACAATATCGACTGCTTCAAGCAGCAGATGAGCAAGTTTATTGATTTTTCCGAGGGCAAGGCCATGATGGTCAACAATGCCGACTGGCTGCTGGATCTGAATTATGTCAAGCTGCTGCGCGAGGTAGGTGCGCATTTTTCGGTTAACCGGATGCTTACGGCGGAGTGCTACAAGCAGCGTATGGAAAAGGGTCTGAGCTTTCTGGAGTTCAATTATATGATCATGCAGAGTTATGACTTCTACATGCTGTATCAGAAATATGGTTGCAATATGCAGTTTGGCGGCGACGATCAGTGGTCCAACATGCTCGGAGGGACGGAGCTCATCCGGAGAAAGCTGGGCAAGGACGCCTACGCCATGACGATCAATCTGCTGCTGACCAGCGAAGGAAAGAAAATGGGCAAAACCGCTGGCGGCGCCGTGTGGCTCGATCCCAATAAAACAAGCCCGTTCGAGTTTTACCAGTACTGGCGCAATGTCAATGACGCCGATGTGCTCAAATGCATCCGCATGCTGACCTTCCTGCCGCTCGAAGAAATCGAAAAGATGGACAGCTGGGAGGGTAGCCAGCTAAATGAAGCCAAAAATATCCTTGCCTACGAGCTAACCAAGCTGGTGCATGGTGAGGAAGAAGCCGAAAAGGCGCGGCAGGCATCGCAGGCGCTCTTCGGCGGCGGCGCCAATCTGGAGAATATGCCGACCACCGAAATTGCAGAAAGCGATCTGAAAGACGGTGCAATCGACATCATCACCCTGCTGCAAAAGGCAGGTCTAGCCGGCTCCCGTTCCGAAGGCCGGCGCAATATCGAGCAGGGCGGCGTCGAGGCCGGCGGTGAAAAGGTGACGGACATCGCCAAAATCTTCACAGCCGATGCACTCCGCGGCGAAGGCATCATCATCAAGCGCGGCAAGAAGAAATTTGCCCGCGTAATTCTAAAATAA
- a CDS encoding extracellular solute-binding protein, with product MDLCQRLEEAMKKQVFILILCLLILCTGCKTAVENAAGSKADLHLEEGDGLTVYVTGVSSTLLTEKEELTIYPSKYTVGPQIAGGEMNSGSGNIFVQALEEYSEKTGIKIEIHFLEETGEEGGDPLQFLYDQNRPLPDLLIASKHTGYDYERLARQGLLLDFTEYAEREGLLQEDDYYTQILEGGQIAGKQYTLPFLFNLNALLTSDAYLSEMQMPRPDQSSSYEEILYLLENSCHQTQSSNTKEAIWDASMRPAGKYLPNILTAAGYPCYWSVDQELLLQESAITKIFSLMEQYNQQEFVNILNWQQQSYWQNVNGHNKSTAIAGMEASAYEEIGIFLSGGRCGSLNFYSSLLTDAAYFHTAYQKAGEELVLCGIPSLQGVNTYSANITGFAVGFASTQYPEVCYDIARYLADYAYPPFYGFSVNRRLTEKQLQEAQHTSFILYPNDIWSRVMTGGLKQSEIESYQIKTMPLEPETIACIENMLDHIAGAGLPWGVLEREIYAAALGKLGDAALTPKQASAWVIEKLAEYQRIQSDLKPFYDEAYTLSFAE from the coding sequence ATGGATCTTTGTCAGCGTTTGGAGGAAGCGATGAAAAAACAGGTGTTTATCCTTATTCTTTGTTTGTTAATTCTTTGCACAGGGTGCAAAACCGCTGTAGAAAATGCGGCAGGATCCAAGGCTGATCTGCATTTAGAAGAAGGAGACGGATTGACGGTATACGTCACAGGAGTATCGAGCACCCTGCTGACGGAGAAGGAAGAACTAACCATCTATCCGTCAAAATATACGGTTGGCCCTCAAATAGCAGGCGGCGAGATGAACAGTGGAAGCGGAAATATATTTGTGCAGGCGCTGGAGGAATATAGCGAAAAAACAGGTATTAAAATAGAAATTCATTTTTTAGAAGAGACCGGAGAAGAAGGAGGGGATCCGCTCCAATTTTTATATGATCAGAATCGGCCCCTGCCTGATCTTCTGATTGCCAGTAAGCATACGGGCTACGATTATGAGCGACTGGCAAGGCAGGGGTTGCTGCTAGATTTTACAGAATATGCAGAGCGAGAAGGCCTTCTACAGGAGGATGACTACTATACTCAGATTTTAGAAGGCGGCCAGATCGCCGGAAAGCAGTATACGCTGCCATTTTTATTTAATCTAAATGCGCTGCTTACTTCGGATGCCTATCTAAGCGAAATGCAGATGCCGCGCCCAGATCAGTCCAGTTCATATGAAGAGATACTGTATCTTTTAGAAAATAGCTGCCATCAGACGCAGTCCTCGAATACAAAGGAAGCGATATGGGATGCCAGTATGCGTCCGGCTGGTAAATATCTGCCCAATATTCTAACAGCCGCCGGATACCCGTGTTACTGGAGCGTAGATCAGGAGCTGCTGCTGCAGGAATCAGCGATAACCAAAATTTTCTCGTTAATGGAACAGTATAATCAGCAGGAATTTGTCAATATTTTAAATTGGCAGCAGCAATCCTATTGGCAAAATGTAAACGGCCACAATAAAAGCACGGCGATTGCTGGCATGGAAGCCTCTGCTTATGAGGAGATTGGCATCTTCTTATCAGGCGGACGGTGTGGCAGTCTAAATTTTTATAGTAGCCTTTTAACGGATGCCGCATATTTCCACACAGCGTATCAAAAGGCAGGAGAAGAGCTTGTCCTTTGTGGGATTCCGAGCCTGCAAGGGGTGAATACCTATTCAGCCAATATTACGGGTTTTGCCGTTGGCTTTGCTTCCACCCAATATCCGGAAGTGTGCTACGACATAGCGCGGTATTTGGCTGACTATGCATACCCGCCGTTTTATGGGTTTTCCGTCAATCGGCGGCTGACAGAGAAACAGCTACAGGAGGCGCAGCATACGTCCTTTATTTTATATCCTAACGATATATGGAGCCGCGTTATGACTGGAGGTCTCAAGCAGAGTGAAATAGAAAGCTACCAAATCAAGACAATGCCGCTTGAGCCGGAAACCATAGCCTGCATAGAAAATATGCTGGATCACATAGCAGGGGCGGGGCTCCCATGGGGTGTACTGGAAAGAGAAATCTATGCAGCCGCGCTGGGCAAGCTGGGAGACGCAGCGCTCACACCCAAGCAGGCTAGCGCATGGGTGATCGAAAAGCTTGCAGAATATCAGCGTATTCAAAGCGATCTTAAGCCATTCTACGATGAAGCGTATACCCTCTCATTTGCAGAATAA
- a CDS encoding MFS transporter has protein sequence MNDQLKRRLKRNIKLDYVSTFVVNLNMQGAIWVLYLIYCGMSLAQVGVLEGIYHATSILCEIPSGAAADLLGRKHSMIISRICILISCLIMLFFKSFWLFALSFVIQAIGNNFNSGSEEALVYDSMKYVGEEEKYRHVYGRLNFIIEIAGALSTVMGGVLTEYSYVWSYAACTGIAAAALLPVLFMEEVPRVQEAAHTASESVCQLVRQHFVTSWHILKSDIRIFKIILYYSVIDAAYMVFSFYGQQYYAEFGYNKIEISIIFLAASGAACLGAVLSERLYEKLRGRLTTLASILIGAALVSYRLENTVLSILFFMVASFFNTTLYPVQSEALNRLIPSEQRATLISVDSMFFSIAMIVIFPLAGLLADGAGLSSIFLGIGVLLWIFVSVWRKR, from the coding sequence ATGAATGATCAGCTAAAAAGAAGGCTAAAAAGAAATATCAAGCTGGACTATGTGAGTACATTTGTTGTCAATCTCAATATGCAGGGTGCAATTTGGGTGCTGTATTTGATCTATTGCGGGATGAGTCTGGCACAGGTGGGCGTTTTGGAGGGGATTTACCACGCCACCAGCATTTTATGTGAAATTCCGTCGGGGGCGGCCGCCGATCTGCTGGGCAGGAAACACAGTATGATCATAAGCAGGATCTGCATCCTGATTTCCTGCCTGATCATGCTGTTTTTTAAAAGCTTTTGGCTATTTGCGCTCAGCTTTGTGATCCAGGCAATCGGCAATAATTTTAATTCTGGTTCGGAGGAAGCGCTGGTATACGACAGCATGAAATATGTTGGCGAGGAAGAGAAATACCGACATGTTTACGGCAGACTCAACTTTATTATCGAAATCGCCGGAGCCCTTTCAACGGTCATGGGCGGCGTGCTTACGGAGTATTCCTATGTATGGAGCTATGCAGCCTGCACCGGGATTGCCGCCGCCGCGCTGCTCCCCGTGCTGTTTATGGAGGAGGTGCCCCGCGTACAAGAGGCAGCCCATACGGCGTCAGAATCGGTTTGTCAGCTGGTGCGTCAGCATTTTGTTACCAGCTGGCATATTTTAAAATCGGATATCCGCATCTTTAAGATTATTTTATACTATTCAGTCATCGATGCGGCGTATATGGTATTCTCTTTTTACGGACAGCAGTACTACGCTGAGTTCGGATACAATAAAATTGAGATCAGTATCATCTTTTTAGCGGCAAGCGGCGCTGCCTGTCTAGGAGCTGTGCTGAGCGAAAGGCTTTATGAAAAGCTGCGAGGACGGCTTACAACACTAGCCTCCATTCTGATCGGCGCCGCCCTAGTCAGCTACCGTCTGGAAAATACCGTCCTATCCATCCTATTCTTCATGGTTGCCAGCTTTTTCAATACCACGCTCTATCCCGTACAGTCCGAGGCGCTTAACCGGTTGATCCCCTCCGAGCAGAGGGCCACGCTCATCTCGGTGGACAGCATGTTTTTTTCAATTGCCATGATCGTCATTTTCCCGCTGGCGGGCCTGCTGGCTGACGGGGCAGGGCTGAGCAGCATATTTTTAGGAATCGGAGTTTTATTATGGATCTTTGTCAGCGTTTGGAGGAAGCGATGA
- a CDS encoding flavodoxin family protein, with protein sequence MYVGQARGNAEEGDIVNILVMNCSPVKDGATAEIVRVVSNYLKEKHEVRDICIDDFEVNYCKGCRSCHRTAQCIQHDEVDKIIQNYEWADQIISVSPSYWADIPGQFKVFIDRCTPWCNTHEPHAVIGKGKKGYVIALRTGSGMRECTRIIESIEHFYGHMEIECCSSLGLCSIEYKEAVQQRKNEIIEFCSQI encoded by the coding sequence ATGTACGTCGGCCAAGCGAGAGGAAATGCAGAGGAGGGGGATATAGTGAACATTTTAGTTATGAACTGTAGTCCGGTGAAAGATGGTGCCACAGCGGAAATCGTGCGTGTTGTATCTAATTACCTAAAAGAAAAGCATGAAGTCAGAGATATTTGTATCGATGATTTTGAGGTTAATTATTGTAAGGGATGTAGAAGCTGTCATCGCACTGCTCAATGTATCCAACATGATGAGGTAGATAAAATTATACAAAATTATGAGTGGGCCGATCAGATTATATCGGTATCACCGTCTTATTGGGCGGATATTCCGGGGCAGTTTAAAGTGTTTATCGATCGTTGTACGCCGTGGTGTAATACACATGAGCCGCACGCAGTGATTGGCAAAGGCAAGAAGGGGTATGTGATTGCATTAAGAACAGGGTCAGGCATGCGAGAATGTACGCGCATTATTGAAAGCATTGAGCACTTCTACGGCCATATGGAAATTGAATGCTGCAGTAGCTTAGGTTTGTGCTCGATAGAGTATAAAGAGGCAGTGCAGCAAAGAAAAAATGAAATCATTGAATTTTGTAGTCAGATTTAA
- a CDS encoding aldo/keto reductase codes for MQYRRLGKTNLMVSEIGFGAEWLERHPYEDCKALIDHAETLGINILDCWMAEPNVRTNIGKAIAGRREKWFIQGHIGSTWQNGQYVRTREAGKCRQAFEDLLTRLQTDYIDLGMIHFVDQESDWQAATSGPYFEYVTELKESGKIRHIGLSTHNPDIAKKAAESGFIEMILFSINPAFDMLPPTEQIDQYFAEEYQEELGGIDPSRAELYKLCEQNDVGITVMKPYAGGRLFDAQRSPFGIALTPVQCIHYCLTRPAVAAVMAGYDTPEHIDEAVAYETASEEEKNYASALAAAPRHTFGQGECTYCGHCKPCPVDIDIAMVNKYYDLATMQVEVPAAVKAHYQALAHGAQECIACHSCENRCPFGVKIAERMKMAAQLFAD; via the coding sequence ATGCAGTACAGAAGACTTGGCAAAACGAACCTCATGGTCAGCGAAATCGGCTTCGGCGCCGAGTGGCTGGAGCGCCACCCATACGAAGACTGCAAGGCGCTCATCGACCACGCCGAGACCCTCGGCATCAACATCCTAGACTGCTGGATGGCAGAGCCGAACGTCCGCACCAACATCGGCAAAGCCATCGCCGGCCGGCGCGAAAAGTGGTTCATTCAGGGGCATATCGGCTCCACCTGGCAGAACGGTCAGTACGTGCGCACCCGCGAGGCGGGAAAATGTCGGCAGGCCTTTGAGGATCTGCTCACGCGATTGCAAACCGATTATATTGACCTGGGTATGATCCATTTTGTTGATCAGGAAAGCGACTGGCAGGCGGCAACCAGCGGTCCCTATTTTGAATATGTCACTGAGCTTAAGGAAAGCGGAAAGATCCGTCACATCGGTCTCAGTACGCATAACCCTGATATTGCTAAAAAAGCTGCTGAAAGCGGCTTTATCGAGATGATCTTATTTAGCATCAATCCGGCATTTGATATGCTGCCGCCAACCGAGCAGATCGATCAGTATTTTGCAGAGGAATATCAAGAAGAGCTGGGCGGAATTGATCCGTCACGGGCAGAGCTTTATAAGCTGTGCGAGCAAAACGATGTAGGGATCACGGTGATGAAGCCGTATGCAGGAGGCCGTTTGTTTGATGCACAGCGTTCTCCCTTCGGCATAGCGCTGACACCGGTGCAGTGCATTCATTATTGTCTCACACGCCCCGCCGTGGCGGCCGTTATGGCCGGCTATGATACGCCGGAACATATCGATGAGGCAGTAGCGTATGAGACAGCCTCCGAGGAGGAGAAGAATTATGCCTCTGCTTTGGCGGCCGCGCCGCGCCATACCTTTGGGCAGGGCGAGTGCACCTACTGCGGACATTGTAAGCCATGTCCGGTGGATATTGATATTGCCATGGTGAATAAATATTATGATCTGGCTACGATGCAGGTGGAAGTGCCGGCGGCGGTGAAGGCGCATTATCAGGCGCTGGCGCATGGAGCGCAGGAGTGCATCGCCTGCCACAGCTGCGAGAACCGCTGTCCGTTTGGCGTGAAGATTGCGGAGCGTATGAAAATGGCTGCGCAGCTGTTTGCGGATTAA
- a CDS encoding carbohydrate kinase family protein, translating to MKQDIVLAGNILVDIVKTVDSYPQLGMLANISSVKQAVGGCVPNTAIDLAKMDSLLRLGAIGRVGQDAYGDYALSQLREHGIDTSRISRSAASPTSFSDVMSLPSGERTFFHARGANAEFAPEQVELENLQCDMLHAGYLMLLDGFDAEDATYGTQMAHFLHDVQAQGIRTSVDAVSSASADYQRTVLPALRYCDYVIVNEIESCGIWHISPRRTDGTLDIAAVRGAMEKMAESGVGRKVVVHSKEAGLCLDVPTGAFTLVPSLDLPADQIAGSVGAGDAFCAGCLYGLWKGYGDEELLVYASAAAACNLSAENAVDGLRSVQEIWQMASAYPRREIC from the coding sequence ATGAAACAGGATATTGTATTAGCTGGCAATATCTTGGTAGATATTGTGAAAACGGTGGATTCCTATCCACAGCTGGGGATGCTGGCGAATATCAGCTCCGTAAAGCAGGCGGTCGGGGGCTGTGTGCCAAACACAGCCATCGACCTTGCTAAGATGGATTCTTTGCTGAGATTAGGTGCGATCGGCCGGGTGGGGCAGGATGCCTATGGTGATTATGCGCTCTCGCAGCTGCGCGAGCATGGCATTGATACCAGCCGGATTTCCCGCTCTGCGGCCTCGCCGACGAGCTTTAGTGATGTGATGAGCCTCCCCAGCGGGGAGCGAACATTTTTTCATGCGCGGGGCGCCAATGCGGAATTTGCGCCGGAGCAGGTAGAGCTGGAGAATTTGCAGTGTGATATGCTGCATGCAGGGTATCTGATGCTGCTGGATGGGTTTGATGCGGAGGATGCGACGTACGGAACGCAGATGGCACATTTTCTGCATGACGTGCAGGCACAGGGGATTCGTACCTCGGTGGACGCGGTGAGCTCAGCCTCAGCGGATTATCAGCGTACAGTGCTGCCAGCGCTGCGCTACTGCGATTATGTGATTGTAAATGAAATTGAAAGCTGCGGCATCTGGCATATTTCGCCGCGGCGTACAGATGGAACACTAGATATTGCTGCTGTACGCGGTGCAATGGAAAAAATGGCGGAAAGCGGCGTAGGCCGCAAAGTAGTTGTGCATAGCAAGGAAGCGGGACTTTGTCTGGATGTGCCGACAGGTGCATTTACTCTCGTGCCATCGCTGGATTTGCCAGCGGATCAGATTGCCGGCAGTGTGGGCGCTGGGGATGCATTTTGCGCGGGATGCTTGTATGGTCTTTGGAAGGGCTACGGCGATGAGGAGCTTTTGGTCTATGCATCAGCGGCTGCAGCGTGTAATTTGTCCGCTGAAAATGCAGTAGATGGTTTGCGCAGCGTACAAGAAATTTGGCAGATGGCAAGTGCTTACCCAAGGAGGGAAATATGTTAG
- a CDS encoding class II fructose-bisphosphate aldolase gives MLVNLNEVLKKAQQGQYAVGLFNTIDTDMLEAAISAAEELRSPIIIGTAEVLLPYGELELIAPSVLAAARRASVPVVVHYDHGLTFERCMEALKLGFTSVMFDGSAGDVQQNIRDTREMVRIAHAMGATVEGEIGHVGEAAAGDHAVSDQYTTAAEAQSFCEETGVDALAVAIGTAHGAYKLKPCLDLQRLREIRAAVDVPLVLHGGSGLSDADFRNTVRDGIAKINIFTDLCEAGASAAGASYLELRAARVAAIREAVKAKMRLFGSEGKAGDF, from the coding sequence ATGTTAGTAAACCTGAACGAGGTGCTGAAAAAGGCGCAGCAGGGACAGTATGCTGTGGGGCTTTTTAATACGATCGACACTGATATGCTGGAGGCGGCGATCAGTGCGGCTGAGGAGCTGCGTTCGCCGATCATTATCGGTACGGCTGAGGTGCTGCTGCCCTATGGCGAGCTGGAGCTGATTGCGCCTTCAGTGCTGGCCGCAGCCCGGCGCGCGAGCGTGCCGGTGGTGGTGCATTACGATCATGGACTCACCTTTGAACGGTGTATGGAGGCCTTGAAACTTGGTTTTACCAGCGTCATGTTTGACGGCTCTGCCGGTGACGTACAGCAGAATATACGCGATACGCGCGAGATGGTGCGCATTGCGCATGCGATGGGTGCAACGGTGGAGGGCGAGATTGGTCATGTAGGTGAGGCGGCCGCAGGGGATCATGCGGTGAGCGATCAATATACGACGGCGGCCGAGGCGCAGAGCTTTTGTGAAGAGACGGGGGTGGATGCGCTGGCGGTTGCGATCGGTACTGCGCACGGCGCGTATAAGCTGAAGCCCTGCTTGGATTTGCAGCGGCTGCGCGAGATTCGAGCAGCGGTAGATGTGCCGTTGGTGCTGCATGGAGGCTCAGGGCTTTCCGATGCGGATTTTAGAAATACGGTACGAGATGGTATTGCAAAGATCAATATTTTCACAGATTTGTGTGAAGCTGGCGCTTCCGCGGCGGGGGCTTCGTACTTGGAATTACGTGCGGCGCGCGTGGCGGCGATCCGAGAAGCGGTGAAGGCTAAAATGAGATTATTTGGTTCGGAAGGAAAAGCAGGCGACTTTTGA
- the pheS gene encoding phenylalanine--tRNA ligase subunit alpha, whose product MQIGRDFLLCKGALKRVKTKIEQLKEKFQQDMTAVKSAEALESMRVAYLGKKGSITELLKGLKDLQGEEKKEIGKYINQLKGEVADKINQRAGQLEKELEQAKLKADKRYDISLPCQQKLGTLHPITIVQRELEEIFSSMGFAVEDFSEVVTEYNNFEAVNIPKHHPARDMQDTYYLDNGQVLKTHTSAAQNAILRKYGAPCKAIFPGRCFRNEALDASHETTFFQMEGMMVDKNISISNLIYFMKTMLSEVFKKEITVRLRPGFFPFVEPGFELDIQCPFCGGKGCSTCKHGGWIELCPCGMIHPNVLQMGGIDPEEYTGFAFGLGLTRLAMMKFDIHDIRVLNSGNLKALDQFVTM is encoded by the coding sequence ATGCAGATTGGACGGGATTTTTTATTATGTAAAGGAGCGCTGAAAAGAGTGAAAACAAAGATTGAGCAGTTAAAAGAAAAATTTCAGCAGGATATGACAGCGGTCAAAAGCGCAGAAGCGCTGGAGAGCATGCGTGTAGCTTATCTGGGCAAGAAAGGCAGCATTACTGAGCTGCTAAAGGGGCTGAAAGACCTGCAGGGAGAAGAGAAAAAGGAGATTGGCAAGTACATCAACCAGCTTAAGGGCGAAGTAGCGGATAAGATCAACCAAAGAGCTGGGCAACTGGAGAAGGAGCTGGAGCAGGCCAAGTTAAAGGCGGATAAAAGATATGATATTTCGCTGCCCTGCCAGCAAAAGCTGGGAACGCTGCATCCGATTACCATCGTGCAGCGGGAGCTGGAGGAGATTTTCAGCAGCATGGGCTTTGCCGTGGAGGATTTCAGCGAGGTTGTAACGGAGTATAACAATTTTGAGGCAGTCAACATTCCCAAGCATCATCCGGCGCGGGATATGCAGGATACTTACTATCTGGACAACGGACAGGTGCTTAAGACGCACACCTCAGCGGCGCAGAATGCCATATTAAGAAAATATGGCGCGCCCTGTAAGGCGATCTTCCCGGGAAGGTGCTTCCGCAACGAGGCGTTGGATGCCAGCCATGAGACTACCTTCTTCCAGATGGAGGGCATGATGGTGGACAAAAATATTTCTATTTCCAATCTGATTTACTTTATGAAGACCATGCTTTCTGAGGTGTTTAAAAAAGAAATTACCGTGCGGCTGCGTCCGGGCTTTTTCCCCTTTGTGGAGCCGGGCTTTGAGCTTGACATTCAGTGTCCGTTCTGCGGCGGCAAGGGCTGCTCCACCTGTAAGCACGGCGGCTGGATCGAGCTGTGTCCCTGCGGCATGATTCACCCCAATGTACTGCAGATGGGCGGTATTGATCCTGAGGAGTATACTGGCTTTGCATTTGGTCTGGGGTTGACGCGCCTGGCTATGATGAAGTTTGATATTCACGACATTCGTGTGCTTAACAGCGGCAATTTAAAGGCGCTGGATCAGTTTGTGACCATGTAA
- a CDS encoding glucosamine-6-phosphate isomerase translates to MDFMTTVKGSLLEDFYPAGWDMAKIDACCEKGVQREDFWHEGFEPIACADISEFDMKMGHEIALQIKKAKDRGEKLAMIVPVGPMGMYKWAVYFLQEWQVACDHVYTFNMDEWADGEGNTLPSTDPASFEYCMKEAFFNKLGDLTVPEYQRNFATKENLPTYAGKIAALKAEGAKLVLLFGIGRMCHIAFWEPHFAAEFASEAEWKQQTHRLGAKLHPLTIEQNAITSFKSRTTLVPCRANTVGPGLLLQADYIIGGADGALSRGMGWQGMSFLTTLHYGPNMWITSSYMPTLPGKLFYLQELAGPLVADVN, encoded by the coding sequence ATGGATTTTATGACAACCGTTAAGGGCTCTTTATTGGAAGATTTTTACCCCGCTGGCTGGGATATGGCGAAGATCGACGCCTGCTGCGAAAAAGGCGTACAGCGCGAGGACTTTTGGCATGAGGGCTTTGAGCCTATTGCCTGCGCCGACATCAGTGAGTTCGACATGAAGATGGGGCATGAGATTGCATTGCAGATTAAAAAGGCTAAGGATCGCGGAGAAAAGCTGGCAATGATCGTCCCGGTTGGCCCCATGGGCATGTATAAATGGGCAGTTTATTTCCTGCAGGAATGGCAGGTGGCCTGTGATCATGTGTATACGTTTAATATGGATGAGTGGGCCGACGGCGAGGGCAATACACTGCCCAGCACGGATCCGGCTTCGTTTGAATACTGCATGAAGGAAGCGTTTTTTAATAAATTAGGGGATTTGACGGTGCCGGAATATCAGCGGAATTTTGCAACGAAAGAGAATCTGCCAACGTATGCGGGCAAGATTGCGGCGCTGAAGGCAGAAGGAGCGAAACTGGTACTGCTGTTTGGCATTGGCCGTATGTGCCATATTGCTTTCTGGGAGCCTCATTTCGCGGCGGAGTTTGCCAGCGAAGCTGAGTGGAAGCAGCAGACACATCGCCTGGGTGCGAAGCTTCATCCACTGACCATTGAGCAAAATGCAATTACGAGCTTTAAGAGTCGTACGACGCTGGTACCGTGCCGTGCGAATACGGTTGGCCCCGGACTGCTGCTGCAGGCGGATTATATCATCGGCGGTGCGGACGGTGCGCTGAGCCGCGGCATGGGCTGGCAGGGTATGAGCTTTTTGACAACACTGCATTACGGGCCGAATATGTGGATCACCTCGAGCTATATGCCAACACTGCCTGGTAAGCTGTTCTATCTGCAGGAGCTGGCGGGACCGCTGGTAGCGGATGTGAATTGA